In Erpetoichthys calabaricus chromosome 2, fErpCal1.3, whole genome shotgun sequence, a genomic segment contains:
- the kifbp gene encoding KIF-binding protein, whose product MASFSDSEWRCLCEKYQRSVFLSETESKQDPDNDPFRSKYSARDLLKEIKATIVQADGGGNESDLEQQASCQQDIDPELQGPSIVAGECCVCPASLATLRRAVIEYQLGVNHAETEELSAGEEHLMNCVRLLETFEATPESISLLIQARNQLGILWAGREETDKAQSFLENAELLYTKYTKEIGKPPLDPSEFFMAEEQKLTEQERSRRFEKAYTYTLYYLAQVYKNQEQNEKAARYCHATLQRQLEFNDFIPLEWAINAATLSQYYITKSCYMEGRHCLAAASVVFELAGEIPSEAAAQESEAENEKREQLCQRGAEIARCWIKYCLNLLLDAKKMLEDNIGELDLDRQDELKAKRRQEEEAKEIDRKTAVLFGSSDTFDSILAVEEKVSCAYPLDFDEARAIFLYGQNNVNVAKEYFKMDGHVTDHIEILQDHSALFKALAFFEEDYERCCKMHKRRIDMLEPVCKDLNPQYYLLICRQLQFELGDTYFEMMDLKIALANKQESLDSHTIKKINHLIYSSISFYEQFLESLKNAENKFPEKLEEDVLRPALVAKFRIARLYSRIISSDGNRQLESLSKSVEYYKYVVDYCEQDPDSKKAVETELELSEEMLGLLPVRLERLRDKLNNSCN is encoded by the exons ATGGCCTCCTTCAGCGACTCAGAGTGGAGGTGCCTGTGTGAGAAGTACCAGCGCTCTGTGTTTCTCTCCGAGACCGAGTCCAAACAGGACCCAGATAACGACCCTTTCCGCTCCAAATACAGCGCCCGGGATTTGCTCAAAGAGATTAAAGCGACAATTGTGCAGGCCGACGGTGGAGGGAACGAGTCAGACTTGGAGCAGCAGGCCAGCTGTCAACAAGACATTGACCCCGAACTGCAGGGCCCCAGCATCGTAGCGGGAGAGTGCTGTGTGTGCCCGGCCTCCCTGGCTACACTCCGCCGAGCGGTGATCGAATATCAGCTCGGTGTGAACCACGCCGAGACCGAGGAGCTGTCCGCGGGCGAGGAGCATCTGATGAACTGCGTCCGTCTGCTGGAAACGTTTGAGGCGACGCCGGAGAGCATCTCCTTGTTGATACAGGCCCGG aacCAACTTGGAATCCTTTGGGCTGGAAGAGAAGAGACTGACAAAGCTCAGAGTTTCTTGGAGAATGCAGAGTTGCTCTACACTAAATACACAAAAGAG ATTGGAAAGCCACCTTTAGACCCAAGTGAATTCTtcatggcagaagagcagaaatTAACTGAACAAGAACGCAGCCGGAG ATTTGAAAAAGCCTACACCTATACTTTATACTACTTGGCACAAGTATATAAAAACCAGGAGCAGAATGAAAAGGCAGCCCGCTATTGCCATGCCACTCTTCAGAGGCAACTGGAGTTCAACGACTTTATTCCACTGGAATGGGCCATCAATGCTGCCACTCTTTCACAGTACTACATAACTAAG TCGTGCTACATGGAAGGACGTCACTGCTTAGCTGCTGCATCTGTGGTTTTTGAACTGGCCGGGGAGATTCCATCAGAAGCAGCTGCACAAGAAA GTGAAGCTGAGAACGAGAAGAGAGAACAGCTTTGTCAAAGGGGAGCTGAAATTGCACGATGCTGGATTAAGTATTGCCTGAATCTTCTTTTAGATGCCAAAAAAATGCTAGAG GATAATATTGGCGAGCTAGACCTTGACCGGCAGGATGAGCTGAAAGCAAAGAGGCGTCAAGAAGAGGAGGCAAAGGAAATTGACCGCAAGACGGCAGTCCTCTTTGGTTCCAGTGACACGTTTGACTCTATTCTGGCTGTAGAAGAGAAAGTAAGCTGTGCCTACCCCCTGGATTTTGATGAGGCCCGAGCCATCTTTTTGTATGGGCAGAACAATGTCAACGTGGCCAAGGAATACTTCAAAATGGACGGACACGTAACGGATCACATTGAAATTCTGCAGGACCACAGTGCCCTCTTTAAGGCACTAGCCTTTTTTGAAGAGGAttatgagaggtgctgcaaaatgcACAAACGTCGCATTGACATGCTGGAGCCTGTTTGCAAAGACCTGAACCCTCAATACTACCTTCTCATTTGCAGGCAGCTACAGTTTGAATTAGGAGACACTTATTTTGAGATGATGGATCTGAAAATTGCACTGGCAAACAAGCAGGAATCACTGGACAGTCACACAATTAAGAAGATCAACCACCTGATTTACTCTTCTATTTCATTTTATGAACAGTTCCTTGAGTCACTCAAGAATGCGGAGAACAAATTTCCAGAAAAGCTGGAGGAGGATGTCCTTCGGCCTGCCCTTGTTGCAAAGTTCCGTATTGCTCGGCTCTACAGCAGGATTATTAGCTCGGATGGCAACAGACAGCTAGAGAGCCTCAGCAAGTCCGTGGAGTATTATAAGTATGTGGTCGACTACTGTGAACAGGATCCTGATTCCAAAAAGGCAGTGGAGACTGAACTGGAGCTCAGTGAAGAGATGTTGGGCCTCCTGCCGGTGAGACTGGAGCGCTTAAGAGACAAACTTAATAACTCTTGTAACTAA